The Xyrauchen texanus isolate HMW12.3.18 chromosome 17, RBS_HiC_50CHRs, whole genome shotgun sequence DNA window AACGGTTATTCAAAAGTAGCTGTGTATTCTaagaatatgtatttatatactgtatatactgtgtgtatctatctatctatctatctatctatctatctatctatctatctatctatctatctatctatctatctatctatttattacAAGCAACGTGTACATAGCAAATATTTCATTAacaataatacagtatatagctAATGTTTTACCAGTATCTGTTTTTATTGGAGGGCTTATCaaaggaaaaagagaaaaaaaaatacttttgctaaaaaaatataaataaaaaataagacagCATTCATACAATATCTCATAAGCAATTAGAAtgatgaataatgaatacactTATTTATTGGTCACCAGAAAAGTTGAATTTTATGTACTATATAATTAAACAACAAACTTCTTCATGATCCATTTACTCAGAAATAGTTTCTTTGGTTTTAAACATACAATAATGGACTTtagaacatttgttttaattatgcAAATAAGTATACATTGGAGataagtaattagattacacatACTGAATCAGTCCTCACTGGCAATATAGATCAATCAGCTCATTAATGTGAAGTCTTAACAAAGTCGTAATGATTATGCGAGTTACATAAAGCAGATTACATTTCAAAGTATTTAAAAgctaaatacaattttttttaataaacaatgtttgtatgtatatttgAGAACACTTTTTAGTGTCTAGCCATGAAATCTCTGACAATTATGGTGATTGTTATTTTAAGTTGATGTACTAACAATGACGATGATGATATACAACACAATGATGGTGAGGCCGATACCAAGAGCGGTGTGGTTAAGGATGCGTGCCATTTTGGAGTTTTTCTCTGCTAATTGTTGGTGTCCGGACATGTTAGCATTCCGAGtctgtgaaaataaatataaaaaacagtgTCACCCTCTTCAGATTTCAGAATTACTAAACATTCTGGAGTTACACATCTCTTAGTTGCTGGGAAATTAGACCTCTAACCTCAAACTACAACGTATGAGCAGTAAAAGTGCTTTTAAAATGTTGAATTTCGaattttttcaaatgtactgTGTACAGTGGTAGTAAAGCTATGATGTGTTTATCTAGATATAAACACAATTTGTCACAGCAGAGGAAATGGAGTTTGGCTGCTTTTGAATGCAAACAAAGCTGTTGGAAATATTCAGTGTATTTAAACATATGCTGCGGATGTTTTAAAATAGTGCACACATGATTGTTACTGAACCTCTTTGAATTCTGCATTctctatacagtatatgtacattcATACATCCTTATTTGAATGGAAATAACATATGTTGtaatgattgaaaaaaaaaattggtttgatatttggttttaaaactatttatttatttaataaatgtttatgaataaaaaaaataaaaaaaagatcacATTTCGGACAAAGCTGCCGCTGGAGGTTTTTGCCAGTACCACACCTTCTTCTTGTAAATTGAGTTTACATTGTCCTGCCAGGTGCCAACTGTATAAACGTTTAAAAAATGGAACCGTTGGCTGCAAACATGCATCATACCTCTTATCTTTATCGTCTGAGCATCATGGCTAAGTTATGTAAACAAACCTTGCTTGTTTTGAATGCTTACATGTCTGTACAGACATAGATCTGAAAAATGTTCTGTGTAATTTTTTccagtaataatgtacttttgATGAGTTATTTCACAAATTTTTGCTTACAGTTGCCTCAAAACACAACTGAAAAATTTTGCAAAATTTGAAAAATGCCTTttctttatataacaaaatatcaaaccaagtggcatttatttgatgGAAATCTAGTAAAAACACACTTTCCAAGCACAACATTTAACAAAAGactcatatagacacattctttttggattttatgttaaaagacaagaatctaattaatgcatgtttttgtataaaccttcttttatatattggaaagtttcatatccataaatgtaaatatatgaaaagtaaaccccactttagctttttcaaagaagaattgaaggtgtatttaaatacaatttcaacttctgttaacaagaaagcaatgaaaacatccagaattagtgccatgtttaatattctctcttaatgtttttttctgtttgttaatattgcaataaaaaaaaaaaaaaacatttaacaaaagacGTTGGTTTGGTTTCAAATGTTTAACACAATATACATTGTTTGGAATaaagacaaaaaagtattttctgGTCGTCAAATGCTAGTGGAACATGTTCAGCTAATGTAATGAACTACATCTGTGACTTAAGAAAGTGAAGTTAGTCTTGTGTATAGCTGTAGCATAATTGGTTTGCTGATGCTTGGTTTCATATGCTGTTATCcattaaatcaatacatttataaGTGTGAGTAAGTGTCTAAATGCAGTATCTGAAAtgtgaacaataataataataataataataataataataataataataaaaagcattatattCTTTGAATTTTCGCTTTTACTTTTTCTCTCAACTGTTCTCTGCCACAGTTTCCACTTTATTGTTATTACTTAAATTACCATTAAATTACTTACAAACCATTCTCCACTATTGTAAGTTGAAGTGATGTCTTCAACGTTTAGCATGCATTATGCAAATCCATTAAATTATGTTTACTTACAAAAATGGAGTAAATCAGAGCAGCAATACCCAGGGGAAAACAGCAGCACAGCAAGGTAAAGATAGAATATCCCAGGTAATCCGGCTGTGGATTGACTAGTGGACTGACGGTCACATACACTGTTGGCTGTACAGTGACCGCATGCTGATTTGGATATGGCCCTTGGGCATACTGCCCCTGGAGGATTGGCTGGCCACCTGGAGCTCCATACGGCTGTTCTGGATAGCCAGAAGAGGTAGGATAACTCCCTTGAGCAGGGTATCCAGCATTGGGGTAGCCATACTGCTCCTGGTAGGCTGGTGGTGTTGGCTGCAAAATCTCAGATTTCTCAGATGAATTCCAGTCGGCAGGGGACTTGCTGGTATCCATTTCGCAGGCTACTGGAATTTGACAGTAATGTATTGTCTTCCTTGTGCTCTAAAGAGATGGCACTCCTTTGTGGGCTCAAGTACAGGCTCAGAGTAAATAGCTTTTATAGTGAGATCTTCACTGATGTGAAAGCAAATGGGATGTGGGCAGTATGTTGTATGGGAGGAGTTTAATATATTTAGCATTGGAACAGCTGTGCAAAATTACAAGTGAATATATCAACATTGTACTGAAATAGATGTCACAGTTTATTGCAATAAACATTATTGAGTGATAGTAACATATTTaaaccttaaatgcatgggtgtttagCCAAACATTGTTACATACTAGGGTCTTTTTATTACATACAAGAATCTTTTGCATCTTTCTGCTGACACATATATCTAACACAAATGGATTTTCAAAATGCAGATAgtgtaaataaaaacactttagagacaattaaaaaataatagaatACAATATTTTCTGATGTGTTTTTAGGTTTCATTTTTCATAAATCAAATcaacagcaccaccttgagtatgaaatatgtaaaatatgaacGAGTACatgcatatgggatactgataattcactatTGTTGCACAGAAACCCAACATGATATAGTAGTAATTTGTATGGATATAGTACTCGTTACTATAATAAGGGCCCTGTTGAGGGTGCCTTGTATAAGCTGTGTGgcccacatatttaagcatatacaaacatttgttttcaaagttgatggggTGCCAGACCTTgctaaattaaccatggttaattctatttattattaataataataatgattattataatattgatgtaaccatgttttttggatgaAGCCCTAGTTTTAACTCaaataaccatggtgttactacaataatatgctgttaatatacagtagtaaccatgtttaatattctggttactatgattttactagcaaataccatggtgatactttgggtactgtagtaaaaccatggatacTTTTTGTAATGGAAGGTTagaattaggtttaggggtaggggtttgtgtagggtgtctgtgggactgtaaataaatacaataaacacactgctgtgatgctgggtgagaaacagaacaatatataattccttttttactctaaatctccactttaactttcactttcagatgtgaaagtgaaactaaataggcaccacatgtgactttcagatgtaaaattgaAAGTAAATGTGCTAaaattttgttctgtttctcacccacacctattatatcgcttctgaagatatggattttaaaCACAGGAGTCTTAAagatgtaagattgacaacaagcatttgaaatgggtactgcagtccaaattcaaaatattggagagttatctgccccgccccagactcgaaaCTCATGCGGGTTACTAGAATGTTGACacacaaattagccaactcagcatccgtttaaaagatttctgggctttaagctgtctccattttccaaaggcatctccagtatttatacttgttttactacgcctctggtcatggtggtttttagacaggtggcgaggctttttaggtcgggtggaatctgtaatctctgatccagttcgtttgctggcttccatgactgtgttgtttgcctgcaaacttgttaaaATCTGCCAAACCGGCAGTGTGATAATACTactgggaaatgggcagtgggcatgatcacacaggccaaaacataaacagaaatttgagcctggaatggaaacttcaaagtagaaaatactggctgtagcattgttattggAACATTTTCTAATGACATATCATTGTCATTTTacgatttagtacagtaaaaattattattacatttagcaTAAGCATTtcctttatgagatttttggagatagaaagatctgatcaccattcacttacactgtatgGATCAACAatgctgatatattcttcttaaaatctttgtttgtgttcagctgtagaaaggaagtcatacgcaGCTGGGATgaaatgagggcgagtaaatgaaaagagatgaaaaggggtgaactatacctttaaagggttggtttcattttaaaaatgaaaataatttactcaccctcaggttgttCTAAAActcttctgtctttctttttccatGGAACATGGAAATGTGAGAtgttagtcacacacacacacaaaaaagtaaaaatatacagTGCTTCACATGGAAACATCCAAATTAGCTTGATTTATTCGTCAAAAAACATGATTTACTCCTTCTGGTctgttttcattttgggtgaactatctctttaatatctctgAATCAATTTGAATACATTGGTTACACCTACAATTTTTttaaagggttagatcaggtagagaTAGCTGCAAGAATATGGCAGGTTATCTCTTTTTTAAGCAAGTGAAGCTGTCATTTCCtaacgttctgcctaacatctcctttttgtgttccatggaagaaaatcaAATAAATCTAAGTCTAAAAGTCTttctgtttttgtaaaaaaagaggcattttccttttttattttttatttttttttaaaaggtcatCTTGCCAAACGAGTTATCTGATTGACATGTTGGCCACTCAATATTTTAATTCCGATTTAATCAAAAGACAGGaagaaaaactggaaaaaaaatcaaactttataataactttacaATGACAGTTACAGCTTTCATTGTTTTTACACATCTTTAAAGCATTAGAGAATTCAGATACATTATGATTATGATAAGATGAGCCAATCAAACACATGAAACATTCTGAATCATCCCTCAAAAGCTGTATAGATGGAACCGCTCATTaatgtgaagcttaaaaataCTACACAGTGCATAGAAGAATACCAAatgtgtttgtgaaaatgtattttaagcatATTATAAGGTGTTAATATTTGTAAAGCTCAAAGGTTTTTAGATTAACCATGATATCTTTGTCAATTATGGAGAATCATGTTTTCCATTGACAACTACAACAATGATGTAGATGATATACAGCACAAAGACGGTGAGGCCAATTCCAAGAGCAGTGTGGTTTAAAATGCGTGCCAATCTGGAATTTTTCACTGCCATTAGTTGGTGTCCGGACATGTTAGCATTCCGTGTCTGTATAAGTAAGCAGAAACATGGTGTCAACCACATATGCCTTCAGAACTGGTTTCATGTCTTTAAGAAAGAGTGCTTCTAAAATGatgagttttaaaatgtattctcatTGGTAGTATAGTTGCTGTATGATGTGACCTGGTGTGTACTtatatttatatctttataaCATGACTGTGACTTCACGGAACAGCTGGTTAATGATTATTTTGTGATGTCTAGTGTACTGATAGGAAAAACTGAGGAATTACTTGGGCTATACAAAGTCACCATTGCCCAAGAAATGTCAACCATTTGtttccataaaaaataaataaaaacaaaacaaaaaacagtcaattaaattaaaaaaatttcagtTTACAAATCGTATCTTGCAATTAAAAAATAAGCATTTGACAAGATCATAAATATATAGTACACGAAAGATTATTTATACATTGAGTAACTgatttgatcatcttttgtgtatCTTTTGGTTGTGTAATTTAAATAAGATTAATCTAGACTGAAGTGTTTGTATTTCTGTTCTTGTCTAGAGACCACACATTATGAACTCCCTCCTATCTGCTTTGTTCATCCTTCTTTTAATGGACTAATAAATTGGTCAAATGGAATTGCATTACTGGACTCTGTGTTCTTACATACACCCCTGTTGGACTCAAGCCAGATATTTCCTCAATCCTAACCTCCCATACAGTCTTGTAATGGTTTAATTTCCTTTATCCGAACCATCATACTGATTTTGTCATCTTTATACTCTATCTATATTACACAACAATACAAGGAAAAAGGgcataattgtgttaattttcttTATATCTTGTCCCTATTTTATCTGCTATCGTACTATCAAGTGGTCTAGGCTCATTTACATGGAAAGTAATTTATATAACTTGATAAAGTCAATTTTGATTGACATAGGGTTCAAATGTTATTAGCatattgttttgttattaaaacagtttttttaatatattttttaaataaatattactttATAATAAGGAGGGGTGGGGGGGATTTTCAGTTATGCAAATCTTTCTCAATAAGAAAAAGTCCCATTTCTGGGAACAgaagctgtttttgttttgttttttggtaacAGATCACCTTTTCATTATTCCTCATTTGCAGGCTGATGTAGAAAAAAATGATCTGCTCAGTGAAAGATATACAGTACACATAGAAGCAAAGAATATTGTCTGTATCATCTGCTGAAAGACATCACCTTTTATGCTTTACATACTTCACAACCAGGGCATAGTTGTTATGGAGATGTTATTTGAATGGCTTGTTTTGAATGCTCACATTTTTGCATGAAATATATCAAAAaggtaaagtaaaaaaaagtttttttttactttaccttTTTGATCCATACATATACATTATTTGTACATAGAAATATTAACCACGGTAAAAAATGCCTTATTTTTGGGAATGATATCTATTTGAATTGACATGAACATCATGGACTGTAATTTAGCTCTTAAATTAGCATGAATTTAGTGGAGGAGATCCACAAACACTTtattcaaaattgtatttaaaggtggagtgtgtaatttctgtaattttatcagcaccaaatggaattgcaaaaataatggctATTTTCAAACAGGTGTCCCAAATCtatcattggttggacaaacCAATGAGCCGTTTTAgttgtattacatcatttacaactaaaagtaCAACTCACTTTTtttgccactctgtggacatttcagccTATAACTGGAGCTCACATGAGACCTTCTGCTCTATTTTCACATCACGTCTTATCTAATTTtcatgagagtgctaattctaagtgcagtTTTCATCCCagcgcaaagtgcaagtgggcTTGGGTGGGAGTgcttgtgctatctgtgggtgtatgagcACAACCTGTGGGTGTATTATATGTTAATGAATTGTCCCAAAGCCTTTTAATGTGCCATAATTTGTGTCACTTGATCAATTGctcttgacccagcccattagtgctttgcTCTCGCAATATctcaaacccacttgcgcctacaTTTAGCATATGCTTGcgaaaacatttaacattttttttacatttaaaaatgtattggccatgcccactgactgcATAGCactgtgctcttaaaatagggccccatatgttcaacaaaacTTCCAGCTTCGACCACTGTTAAATTAGTCAAATGTTTCATATGATGATCTAAAAAAGGTTTGTATGTCTCATttgtatgacacacacacacacacacacacacacacacacacacacacacacacacacatgttgtgtttccatgttttatggggactttccatagacataatggtttttatactgtacaaactttatattctatcccctaaacctaaccctacccctaaacctaaccctcacagaaaactttctgcatttttacattttcaaaaaacataatttagtatgatttataagctgttttcctcatggggaccgacaaaatgtccccacaaggtcaaaaatttcgggttttactatccttatggggacatttggtacccacaaagtgataaatacacgctcacacacacacacacacacacacacacacacacacacacacacacaaaaatactacTTGGAAAATAGATTAGTTATCTTACTTACATTGAAGGAATAAACCAGAGCGATAATACCCAGtggtaaacagcagcacagcATGGTAAAGATAGAATAGCCCATGTAATCTGGCAGTGGATTGGCCAGTGGAGCTGTTGTCACATACACTGTTGGCTGTACAGTGACTGCAGGCTGCCCTGGATACGGCCCTTGGCCATACATGCCTGCCGGAGCTCCATATTGCTGGCCTTGAAACCCAGAAGTGCTTGGATAGCTCCCTGGTGGAGGGTATCCAGCAACAGGGTGCTCAGCATGGTCTTGGTATGGTGGTGGTGATGGTTGCAACAGGCCGGTTTTTTCTGTTACATTCCAGTCTGCAGAAGGGTCATTGAAAGACTTGCTGGGGTCCATTCTTCTATTTATTTTGATTCCCTTGACTTGTTTATCTTGTTCTCAGTAGAGATACCACTCCTTTGTTGGCTCAGTGAGGAAAGAAGCTTTTCTATGTTATGCACCTTGGCCTTAATGGTCACATGGAGATGTAGGAATGAAAAGTGAAGCAGGATGTTTTTAAGGGGAGGAGTGAAACAAAGTTCAGTAGTGATTCAGTTCCCTTGTCCATACAGAAGTCTAACATACTTTGGCTGCAGGTACCATCCAGTGGATGACGCATTAAATGTGATGATTTTGACTTTGTACACCATTTATAACTCTTATTATCTGCAATAAGAAGAATGACAGTCCTgctttaaaggagcaatatgtaatatCTTTACTGTAATAAATCAttcaattatcataatatgttattggagatttaggaaacatgctaagttgaaatactggcttctccaaaaacaatgctacagccagtatagtGTAATTTGAAATGTCCGTTCcgggctggaatttctgtttctgttttggcctgtgtgatcatgcccactgcccatttcccaatagtatttcgacaccccgAGTTGCCAGATTTAAAACAAGCTATCTGGCAAactctagctaacattgacagagtcataaaaaatccacatgagctggtttataatttgcaaacaataaaaacattacaaacgTATGCATTAACTGATCATCTTACAGTGTCAGCAAGGACGGATTAAGAGctgagaggcccatgggccgGTACACCGTGGAGGCCCCCATGACGTGATTACGTTCACCTTTATGCGCTACAGGACGCTTGTCAGatttggttacattttttaaa harbors:
- the LOC127657494 gene encoding proline-rich transmembrane protein 1-like; this translates as MDPSKSFNDPSADWNVTEKTGLLQPSPPPYQDHAEHPVAGYPPPGSYPSTSGFQGQQYGAPAGMYGQGPYPGQPAVTVQPTVYVTTAPLANPLPDYMGYSIFTMLCCCLPLGIIALVYSFNTRNANMSGHQLMAVKNSRLARILNHTALGIGLTVFVLYIIYIIVVVVNGKHDSP
- the LOC127657496 gene encoding proline-rich transmembrane protein 1-like, which encodes MDTSKSPADWNSSEKSEILQPTPPAYQEQYGYPNAGYPAQGSYPTSSGYPEQPYGAPGGQPILQGQYAQGPYPNQHAVTVQPTVYVTVSPLVNPQPDYLGYSIFTLLCCCFPLGIAALIYSIFTRNANMSGHQQLAEKNSKMARILNHTALGIGLTIIVLYIIIVIVSTST